A genomic window from Flavobacterium johnsoniae includes:
- a CDS encoding phytoene desaturase family protein — translation MKKEYDVVIIGSGLGGLVSAVILAKEGYNVCVLEKNNQYGGNLQTFVRDKTIFDTGIHYIGGLGEGQNLYQYFKYIGIMDHLNLKKLDENGFDIISFDDDKTEYPHAQGFENFIEKLTHFFPEEKENLEQYCQKIKEVCKAFPLYNLESEGRYNDEVLTLNAKETIDSFTQNEKLKAVLAGSNFLYAGIADKSPFYVHALIVNSYIESSWRCINGGSQITKQLLKQLKKYGGEFFKHKEVTKIEIENHKVNLVKMKDGTEVSGTYFISNIEPKTTLKLAGQENFRKPFFSRIQNLDSVLSAFSLYIVFKPKTFKYINHNYYHFKSSNDVWSSYEYDENSWPKTFMASMSPSKKDEEWADGITFLTYMKYEEVKDWENTFNTTFDENERGETYEDFKAKKAAKFLDEVEKKFPGIRDCIKSVHTSTPLSYRDYIGGDGGNMYGYVKDSNNPMKTLIPSKTKIENLYLTGQSINMHGVLGVTVGAVVTCSEIVGKEYLLEKIKKASE, via the coding sequence ATGAAAAAAGAGTACGATGTAGTCATAATTGGCAGCGGTTTAGGCGGATTGGTTTCTGCCGTTATTCTGGCAAAAGAAGGCTACAACGTTTGTGTACTCGAAAAAAACAATCAATACGGAGGAAATCTTCAGACTTTCGTTCGAGATAAAACCATTTTTGATACTGGAATTCATTATATCGGTGGTTTAGGCGAAGGTCAAAATCTTTATCAATATTTCAAATACATCGGAATAATGGATCATTTGAATCTCAAAAAATTAGATGAAAATGGTTTCGATATTATTTCTTTTGATGATGATAAAACTGAATATCCGCACGCACAAGGTTTCGAAAATTTCATTGAAAAACTGACGCATTTTTTCCCAGAAGAAAAAGAAAATCTGGAGCAATATTGTCAAAAAATAAAAGAAGTTTGCAAAGCTTTTCCTCTTTATAATCTCGAATCTGAAGGCAGATATAACGATGAAGTTTTAACGCTTAATGCAAAAGAAACCATCGATTCTTTCACACAAAATGAAAAATTAAAAGCCGTTTTGGCGGGTTCCAATTTTCTGTACGCCGGAATTGCCGATAAATCGCCATTTTACGTTCACGCCTTAATCGTAAATTCTTATATCGAAAGTTCTTGGCGCTGTATAAACGGCGGAAGTCAGATTACCAAACAACTTTTAAAACAGCTTAAAAAATACGGTGGCGAATTTTTTAAACATAAAGAAGTCACCAAAATTGAAATTGAAAATCATAAAGTGAATTTGGTGAAAATGAAAGACGGAACAGAAGTTTCGGGAACGTATTTCATTTCTAACATCGAACCCAAAACGACTTTGAAATTGGCGGGTCAGGAAAATTTTAGAAAACCCTTTTTCAGTAGAATTCAAAATCTTGACAGCGTACTTTCTGCTTTCAGTTTGTACATCGTTTTTAAACCCAAAACTTTCAAATACATCAATCATAATTATTACCATTTTAAAAGTAGCAACGATGTTTGGAGTTCTTATGAATATGATGAAAATTCATGGCCCAAAACGTTTATGGCTTCTATGAGTCCGTCAAAAAAAGACGAAGAATGGGCAGACGGAATCACGTTTTTGACTTACATGAAATACGAGGAAGTTAAAGATTGGGAAAATACCTTTAACACCACTTTTGACGAAAATGAACGAGGAGAAACTTATGAGGATTTCAAAGCCAAAAAAGCAGCTAAATTTTTAGACGAAGTAGAAAAGAAATTTCCAGGAATTAGAGATTGTATAAAATCAGTTCATACTTCTACACCACTTTCTTATCGCGATTACATTGGCGGTGACGGCGGCAATATGTACGGATATGTTAAAGATTCAAATAATCCGATGAAAACTTTAATTCCTTCTAAAACTAAGATAGAAAATCTTTATCTTACAGGCCAAAGTATTAACATGCACGGAGTCTTGGGTGTTACGGTTGGAGCTGTTGTAACTTGCTCAGAAATTGTAGGAAAAGAATATCTGCTGGAAAAAATTAAAAAAGCATCTGAATAG
- a CDS encoding phenylacetate--CoA ligase family protein, giving the protein MIPAIEKDSLEEIKIFQEQKLVELLAYISENSPFYKRLFAGQNIDISKIKTLEDLQHLPVTTKEDLQQYNDDFLCVPQHKIIDYASTSGTLGDPVTFGLTDSDLDRLAYNEAISFACAGIAEGDVVQLMTTIDRKFMAGLAYFLGLRKLKVGVIRVGAGIPEMQWDSILKYNPSYLITVPSFLLKLIEYAEIHGIDYNNSSIKGAICIGESLREQDFSMNILSKKITDKWNIKLFSTYASTEMSTAFTECEHGKGGHHHPELIIVEVLDENNIPVKNGETGELTFTTLGIEAMPLLRFKTGDIVQLHNEPCACGRNTLRVGPVVGRKKQMIKYKGTTLYPPAMNDVLSSFDTIENHLIEISTNDLGTDEIVIKIASKNQTPEFLQEIKDHFRAKLRVTPKIEFASKEVLNPLVFNPMSRKPIRFFDYR; this is encoded by the coding sequence ATGATTCCAGCAATAGAAAAAGATTCTTTAGAAGAAATTAAAATTTTTCAAGAACAAAAATTAGTTGAACTTTTAGCATATATCAGCGAGAATTCTCCTTTTTACAAAAGACTTTTTGCCGGACAAAATATTGATATTTCTAAAATTAAAACTTTAGAAGATTTACAACATTTACCTGTTACGACCAAAGAAGATTTACAACAATATAACGATGATTTTTTGTGTGTTCCGCAACATAAAATTATAGATTATGCTTCGACTTCGGGAACTTTAGGCGATCCTGTAACTTTTGGTTTAACCGATTCTGATTTAGATCGTTTGGCTTATAATGAAGCCATTTCTTTTGCCTGTGCAGGAATTGCAGAAGGCGATGTGGTACAATTAATGACAACAATTGACAGGAAATTTATGGCTGGTTTGGCTTATTTTCTGGGTCTTCGAAAATTGAAAGTTGGCGTTATTCGCGTTGGTGCGGGAATTCCAGAAATGCAGTGGGATTCTATTTTAAAATACAATCCGAGTTATTTAATTACAGTTCCTTCTTTCCTTTTAAAATTAATTGAATATGCCGAAATTCATGGAATCGATTATAATAATTCGAGCATAAAAGGTGCAATTTGCATTGGAGAATCTTTGAGAGAACAGGATTTTTCTATGAATATTCTATCTAAAAAAATCACGGATAAATGGAATATTAAGTTGTTTTCGACTTACGCTTCGACAGAAATGAGCACCGCTTTTACAGAATGTGAACATGGAAAAGGCGGACATCATCATCCAGAATTGATTATTGTTGAAGTTTTAGACGAAAATAATATTCCTGTAAAAAATGGCGAAACAGGCGAATTGACTTTTACTACTTTAGGAATTGAAGCAATGCCTTTATTGCGTTTTAAAACCGGAGATATTGTACAACTTCACAACGAACCTTGCGCTTGCGGGCGAAACACGTTGCGCGTTGGCCCAGTTGTTGGGCGTAAAAAACAAATGATAAAATACAAAGGAACAACCCTTTATCCGCCAGCGATGAACGATGTTTTAAGCAGTTTTGATACTATCGAAAATCATCTAATCGAAATCTCTACAAACGATTTAGGTACTGATGAAATTGTAATTAAAATTGCTTCCAAAAATCAAACTCCAGAATTTCTTCAGGAAATAAAAGATCACTTTAGAGCCAAACTGAGAGTAACTCCAAAAATTGAATTTGCTTCGAAAGAAGTTTTGAATCCATTGGTTTTTAATCCAATGAGTAGAAAACCAATTCGGTTTTTTGATTACAGATAA
- a CDS encoding C45 family autoproteolytic acyltransferase/hydolase, with protein sequence MKNRILYFFFIGFLSLLTSCGTSKSKHHKPDLTAYNTTKPIVEKVSDSVFFSGKNSLLKNKQGVWELYVEGDPLEIGLTTGALTDSLLKKQQRIFFSKITDFVPSKFQQKILRQFLKWFNRKLYLNVPNEYQTEIYGVSQYTSNEFDNIAPQYQRSLYLHAAHDIGHALQDLALVGCSSFAAWNEKSEDGNLILARNFDFYVNDAFAENKIAAFIKPKKGNPFMMVTWPGMIGAVSGMNLEGLTVTINASKSKIPLSAKTPISILTREILQHAKNLDEAIAIAKHRKVFVSESIMVGSANDNKAILIEVSPNKMDVYDVPNSDQLICSNHFQGEAFATDKRNLEQIANSHSEYRFEKMQELLSENPKVNPKIASEILRNKEGLKNIPLGFGNEKALNQLLAHHGIIFKPKEKLVWVSANPYQLGEFVCYDLNLIFNQNKNIPQSFQTENLNIAKDSFLETTAFQNYKKFKVEDHKMDSLLENKETISPEFLQYYQSLNPDYWVVYYKAGLYFYQKKEFLQAKLNFEKALTHEITTVPDKEKIEKYLKKVKRKLK encoded by the coding sequence ATGAAAAACCGAATTCTATACTTCTTTTTTATCGGTTTTTTAAGTTTGCTCACTTCCTGCGGCACTTCCAAATCAAAACATCATAAACCAGATCTTACTGCTTACAACACTACAAAACCTATTGTTGAGAAAGTTTCAGACAGCGTTTTCTTCTCTGGAAAAAATTCACTTTTAAAGAATAAACAAGGCGTTTGGGAATTGTACGTTGAAGGTGATCCGCTAGAAATTGGGTTGACAACTGGCGCTTTAACTGATTCGCTTTTAAAAAAACAACAGCGCATTTTTTTCTCCAAAATAACCGATTTTGTTCCGTCAAAATTTCAACAGAAAATACTTCGTCAGTTTTTAAAATGGTTCAATCGTAAATTGTATTTGAATGTTCCAAACGAATATCAGACCGAAATTTACGGTGTTTCTCAATATACTTCGAACGAATTTGATAATATCGCGCCACAATATCAGCGCAGTTTGTATTTGCACGCGGCGCACGATATTGGGCACGCTTTACAAGATTTGGCTTTAGTTGGCTGTTCTTCTTTTGCGGCTTGGAATGAAAAATCGGAAGATGGAAATTTGATTCTCGCCCGAAATTTTGATTTTTATGTGAATGACGCTTTCGCGGAAAATAAAATAGCCGCTTTCATAAAACCGAAAAAAGGAAACCCGTTTATGATGGTGACTTGGCCCGGAATGATTGGAGCCGTTTCTGGAATGAATCTAGAAGGTTTGACTGTAACGATAAATGCTTCAAAATCTAAAATTCCGCTTAGCGCGAAAACGCCGATTTCGATTTTAACCCGTGAAATTTTACAGCACGCTAAAAATTTAGACGAGGCGATTGCCATTGCAAAACACAGAAAAGTGTTTGTTTCTGAATCGATTATGGTTGGAAGCGCCAACGATAATAAAGCCATTTTAATTGAAGTTTCACCAAACAAAATGGACGTTTACGATGTTCCAAATTCTGATCAATTAATTTGTTCGAATCATTTTCAAGGCGAAGCTTTTGCAACAGATAAAAGAAATCTTGAACAAATTGCAAACAGCCATTCGGAATATCGATTTGAAAAAATGCAGGAATTGCTGTCTGAAAATCCGAAAGTGAATCCGAAAATTGCATCTGAAATTCTTCGAAATAAAGAAGGTTTAAAAAACATTCCATTAGGATTCGGAAATGAAAAAGCACTAAATCAATTACTGGCGCATCATGGAATTATCTTTAAACCGAAAGAAAAATTGGTTTGGGTTTCTGCAAATCCGTATCAATTGGGAGAATTTGTTTGTTATGATTTGAATTTAATTTTCAATCAAAACAAAAATATTCCGCAATCATTTCAAACAGAAAATCTAAATATTGCCAAAGATTCTTTTTTGGAAACAACTGCTTTTCAGAATTATAAAAAATTTAAAGTTGAAGATCATAAAATGGACTCGCTTCTAGAAAACAAAGAAACCATTTCTCCAGAGTTTCTTCAATATTATCAATCATTAAACCCTGATTATTGGGTTGTGTATTATAAAGCAGGATTGTACTTTTACCAAAAAAAGGAATTCTTGCAGGCAAAGCTTAATTTTGAAAAAGCTTTAACCCACGAAATTACAACAGTTCCAGATAAAGAAAAGATTGAAAAATATTTAAAAAAAGTCAAAAGAAAATTAAAATGA
- a CDS encoding ABC transporter permease codes for MNFPLYIAKRYIFSSSKNNAINIINRIASMGIIVGTMALFVVLSVFSGLKVFSLSFTNEIDPDLKLTGTYGKSFFIAPNQENEIKKIEGVASYTKIIEERVLFLFKDKQQVTYLKGVDSSYAVVNDIRKKLFNGQWLKPETFQVVIGYGLAQNFSLGIMDFENPLQIFAPKPGKGAIENPEEAFNKTDVLPVGIYSISEDLDSKYVFADLGLTQELLMYKPNQISGIEFKLKPNADESAIKKQLNSIFKNKITLKNRAQLNESLYKMLNTENIAVYLIFTLVIIVALFNLIGALIMMILEKKGNLKTLFNLGTDITHLRKIFLLQGTLLSVFGGLIGLALGIILVVLQQQFDLIMITPTLAYPVVFTMENVLIVMTTIISLGFVASLIASSRVSKKLLD; via the coding sequence TTGAATTTCCCCTTATACATAGCCAAACGTTATATTTTTAGCAGCAGTAAAAACAATGCTATCAATATCATTAATCGTATTGCCAGCATGGGAATCATTGTTGGTACGATGGCTTTGTTTGTGGTTTTATCCGTCTTTAGCGGATTGAAAGTCTTTAGTCTTTCATTTACAAATGAAATAGATCCTGATTTAAAATTGACAGGCACTTACGGAAAGTCATTTTTTATTGCACCCAATCAGGAAAATGAAATCAAGAAAATAGAAGGTGTCGCTTCTTACACTAAAATTATAGAAGAACGTGTCTTGTTTTTATTTAAAGACAAACAGCAAGTTACATATCTTAAAGGTGTTGATAGTTCTTATGCCGTTGTTAACGATATTAGAAAGAAACTTTTTAATGGTCAATGGCTGAAACCAGAAACGTTTCAGGTTGTTATAGGTTATGGTTTGGCGCAGAATTTTTCTTTGGGAATTATGGATTTCGAAAATCCGCTTCAGATTTTTGCTCCAAAACCAGGAAAAGGAGCAATTGAAAATCCAGAAGAAGCTTTCAATAAAACAGATGTTTTACCGGTCGGAATTTATTCTATAAGCGAAGATTTAGATTCTAAATATGTATTCGCAGATTTAGGTTTAACGCAAGAATTACTGATGTACAAACCTAATCAGATTTCTGGAATTGAATTTAAACTAAAACCAAATGCAGATGAAAGTGCAATAAAGAAGCAACTGAATTCTATCTTTAAAAATAAAATCACTTTAAAAAACAGAGCGCAATTAAATGAGTCATTGTATAAAATGCTCAACACAGAAAATATTGCCGTTTATCTGATTTTTACTTTAGTGATTATCGTAGCACTTTTCAATTTAATTGGAGCTTTGATTATGATGATTTTAGAAAAGAAAGGAAATCTTAAAACCCTTTTTAATCTTGGAACAGACATCACTCATCTTCGCAAAATATTTTTACTTCAAGGCACTTTGTTAAGTGTCTTTGGCGGATTAATCGGATTGGCGCTAGGTATAATACTTGTAGTTTTGCAACAACAATTTGACTTGATTATGATTACGCCAACACTTGCTTATCCGGTTGTTTTTACAATGGAAAATGTACTTATTGTAATGACAACTATTATTTCTTTAGGTTTTGTAGCGTCTTTAATAGCAAGCAGCAGAGTTAGTAAAAAATTGCTTGATTAA
- the dusB gene encoding tRNA dihydrouridine synthase DusB, which yields MVKIGNIELPEFPLLLAPMEDVSDPPFRRLCKTHGADMMYSEFISSEGLIRDAIKSRMKLDIFDYERPVGIQIFGGDEEAMEMSSKIVSTVKPDLVDINFGCPVKKVVCRGAGAGVLKDVDLMVRLTQAVIKGTDLPVTVKTRLGWDENSINIDEVAERLQDIGVQALTIHARTRAQMYKGHSDWSHIARVKNNPRITMPIFGNGDIDSPEKALKYKNEYGIDGIMIGRAAIGYPWIFNEIKHFFKTGEHLPAPTVIDRVEAARNHLQWSMDWKGERLGIVEMRRHYTNYFKGIHSFKEFKQKLVTTDAPEDLFAIMKEIEEVYAGYEFV from the coding sequence ATGGTCAAGATTGGCAACATAGAATTACCCGAATTTCCTTTATTACTAGCTCCGATGGAAGATGTTAGTGATCCACCGTTTCGCAGATTATGCAAAACGCATGGTGCTGACATGATGTATTCTGAATTTATTTCTTCGGAAGGATTAATTCGTGACGCTATAAAAAGCCGTATGAAGCTGGATATTTTTGATTACGAACGTCCTGTCGGAATTCAGATTTTTGGTGGTGATGAAGAGGCAATGGAGATGTCGTCTAAAATTGTTTCTACTGTAAAACCTGATTTGGTTGACATTAATTTTGGATGCCCAGTAAAAAAAGTAGTTTGCCGTGGTGCTGGAGCTGGAGTTTTGAAAGATGTTGATTTGATGGTGCGTTTGACACAAGCGGTTATCAAAGGAACTGATTTGCCTGTTACAGTAAAAACCCGTTTGGGCTGGGATGAAAACTCTATCAATATTGATGAAGTTGCTGAAAGACTTCAAGACATTGGCGTTCAAGCTTTAACAATCCATGCTAGAACTCGTGCGCAAATGTATAAAGGTCATTCTGACTGGTCGCACATTGCACGTGTAAAAAACAATCCAAGAATTACAATGCCGATTTTCGGAAATGGCGATATCGACAGTCCAGAAAAGGCATTAAAATATAAAAACGAATATGGAATTGACGGAATCATGATTGGCCGCGCTGCGATTGGTTATCCGTGGATTTTTAACGAAATCAAACATTTCTTTAAAACAGGTGAACACTTACCTGCTCCAACGGTTATCGATCGCGTTGAAGCTGCAAGAAATCATTTGCAATGGTCAATGGACTGGAAAGGGGAACGTTTGGGAATTGTAGAAATGCGTCGTCATTACACCAATTATTTCAAAGGAATTCATTCGTTTAAAGAATTCAAACAAAAATTAGTTACAACTGATGCTCCAGAAGATTTATTCGCAATTATGAAAGAGATTGAAGAGGTTTATGCTGGATATGAGTTTGTTTAG
- a CDS encoding MATE family efflux transporter, translated as MTETIIKKSLFSKIFTTLKQALKGDESFDYTSGSIKKAVILLAIPMVLEMMMESVFALVDLYFVGHLEHSSFAIQTVGLTESVLTVIYSLAIGMSMAATAVVARRIGEKDPIAAAKAGMQAIIVAFAVNSVLSIFGIIYAKDILILMGSSIESAEHGYRFTQIMIGSSLCIMLLFLINGIFRGAGNAAIAMKSLWIANICNIILCPILINGFGPIPAFGLVGAALATTIGRSIGVLYQVYHLFFGNGILKIKISYFAPDFTQIRALVKIAAPGILQFVIASCSWIFLAQLVATTGGDHGSAGYQTALRIMMFFILPAWGLSNAAATLVGQNLGAKQIERAEKSVMTTARYNVIFMASIMVITLVFGKYIISFFTNDEQVKTIAIEALQIMSVGFIFYGIGMVLINTFNGAGDTWTPTGINFFGFWLFQIPLAFVLAKHFNMGPTGVFIAIPVAETAITLAGIVFYKRGKWKRVQV; from the coding sequence ATGACAGAAACAATTATAAAGAAAAGTTTGTTTTCTAAAATTTTCACCACTTTAAAACAAGCCTTAAAAGGCGACGAATCTTTTGATTACACTTCAGGAAGTATTAAGAAAGCCGTAATTCTATTGGCCATTCCGATGGTTTTAGAAATGATGATGGAATCGGTTTTTGCTTTGGTCGATTTGTATTTCGTTGGGCATTTAGAACACAGCAGTTTTGCCATTCAAACTGTTGGTTTAACAGAATCGGTATTAACTGTAATATATTCTTTAGCTATCGGAATGAGTATGGCTGCAACTGCAGTTGTGGCAAGACGCATTGGAGAAAAAGATCCAATCGCTGCTGCAAAAGCAGGAATGCAGGCCATTATTGTAGCATTTGCAGTTAATAGTGTATTAAGCATTTTCGGAATTATTTACGCAAAAGATATTTTGATTTTAATGGGTTCTTCAATAGAATCAGCAGAACATGGCTACCGATTTACGCAGATTATGATTGGTTCCAGTTTATGCATCATGCTTTTGTTTCTAATTAACGGAATTTTTCGTGGAGCAGGAAATGCAGCAATTGCCATGAAAAGTCTTTGGATCGCCAACATTTGCAATATTATTTTGTGTCCCATTTTAATTAATGGTTTTGGACCCATTCCTGCTTTTGGATTAGTTGGTGCAGCTTTGGCTACAACGATTGGAAGAAGTATTGGAGTTTTATACCAAGTTTATCATTTGTTTTTCGGAAACGGAATTTTAAAAATCAAGATTTCTTATTTCGCACCAGATTTTACTCAAATAAGAGCTTTAGTAAAAATTGCAGCTCCAGGAATTTTGCAATTCGTAATTGCTTCTTGCAGTTGGATTTTCTTAGCACAATTAGTAGCAACAACTGGCGGAGATCACGGTTCAGCAGGTTATCAAACGGCGCTTAGAATTATGATGTTTTTTATTCTTCCGGCTTGGGGATTAAGTAATGCCGCTGCGACTTTGGTTGGACAGAATTTAGGTGCTAAACAAATTGAACGCGCCGAGAAATCTGTTATGACAACAGCAAGATATAATGTAATTTTCATGGCTTCAATTATGGTTATTACTTTGGTCTTTGGAAAATATATTATTTCATTTTTCACGAATGACGAACAGGTTAAAACTATAGCAATCGAAGCGTTACAAATCATGAGCGTAGGTTTTATTTTCTACGGAATTGGAATGGTTTTAATCAATACTTTCAACGGAGCGGGAGATACCTGGACACCAACCGGAATTAACTTTTTCGGTTTTTGGCTGTTTCAAATTCCGCTCGCTTTTGTATTAGCGAAACATTTCAATATGGGACCAACTGGAGTTTTTATCGCTATTCCCGTTGCTGAAACTGCTATTACGCTTGCTGGAATTGTTTTTTATAAGAGAGGAAAGTGGAAGCGAGTTCAGGTTTAA
- a CDS encoding N-acetylmuramoyl-L-alanine amidase family protein — MKTKIKFLVVLSLVVFAFMAFKPVDKKIVVIDAGHGGDDFGASLNGLQEKIIVETIAKKIKAQNKNENLEIVLLREGDHFMELSERVSIINNLKPDLVISLHVSVNPNNKTNGVQAFISSKKTFYDQSKEMAESMIDNIAATGNLAKRRISEAPFYILKNSECPSMFLEMGFLSNENDRSYITSEKGQDEIATKILESLK, encoded by the coding sequence ATGAAAACCAAGATCAAATTTTTAGTAGTTTTATCCCTAGTTGTATTTGCATTTATGGCCTTTAAGCCAGTAGATAAAAAAATAGTTGTAATAGATGCTGGTCATGGCGGAGATGACTTTGGTGCATCCTTGAATGGTTTGCAGGAAAAAATAATCGTAGAAACAATTGCTAAAAAAATTAAAGCCCAGAATAAAAATGAGAACCTAGAAATTGTTTTGCTTCGTGAAGGTGATCATTTTATGGAATTAAGTGAAAGAGTTTCTATCATCAATAACCTGAAACCGGATTTAGTAATTTCATTACATGTTTCTGTCAATCCAAATAATAAGACAAATGGAGTACAAGCTTTTATTTCGTCAAAAAAAACATTTTATGATCAGTCAAAAGAAATGGCTGAAAGTATGATAGACAATATCGCTGCAACGGGAAACCTTGCTAAAAGAAGGATAAGTGAAGCACCTTTCTACATTTTAAAAAATTCTGAATGCCCTTCAATGTTTTTAGAAATGGGCTTTTTATCTAATGAAAATGACAGAAGTTACATAACCAGTGAAAAAGGGCAAGACGAAATTGCTACTAAAATCTTAGAATCACTAAAATAA